A genome region from Trichosurus vulpecula isolate mTriVul1 chromosome 5, mTriVul1.pri, whole genome shotgun sequence includes the following:
- the CHD4 gene encoding chromodomain-helicase-DNA-binding protein 4 isoform X3: MASGLGSPSPCSAGSEEEDMEVLLNSLPPPHPENEEDPEEDLSEAETPKLKKKKKPKKPRDPKIPKSKRQKKELGDSSGEGPEFVEEEDEMVLRSDSEGSDYTPGKKKKKKLGPKKEKKSKSKRKEEEEEDDDDDDSKEPKSSGQLLEDWGMEDIDHVFSEEDYRTLTNYKAFSQFVRPLIAAKNPKIAVSKMMMVLGAKWREFSTNNPFKGSSGASVAAAAAAAVAVVESMVTATEVAPPPPPVEVPIRKAKTKEGKGPNARRKPKASPRVPDAKKPKPKKVAPLKIKLGGFGSKRKRSSSEDDDLDVESDFDDASINSYSVSDGSTSRSSRSRKKLRATKKKKKGEEEVTAVDGYETDHQDYCEVCQQGGEIILCDTCPRAYHMVCLDPDMEKAPEGKWSCPHCEKEGIQWEAKEDNSEGEEILEEVGGDPEEEDDHHMEFCRVCKDGGELLCCDTCPSSYHIHCLNPPLPEIPNGEWLCPRCTCPSLKGKVQKILIWKWGQPPSPTPVPRPPDADPNTPSPKPLEGRPERQFFVKWQGMSYWHCSWVSELQLELHCQVMFRNYQRKNDMDEPPSGDFGGEEEKSRKRKNKDPKFAEMEERFYRYGIKPEWMMIHRILNHSVDKKGHVHYLIKWRDLPYDQASWESEDVEVQDYDLFKQSYWNHRELMRGEEGRPGKKLKKVKLRKLERPPETPTVDPTVKYERQPEYLDATGGTLHPYQMEGLNWLRFSWAQGTDTILADEMGLGKTVQTAVFLYSLYKEGHSKGPFLVSAPLSTIINWEREFEMWAPDMYVVTYVGDKDSRAIIRENEFSFEDNAIRGGKKASRMKKEASVKFHVLLTSYELITIDMAILGSIDWACLIVDEAHRLKNNQSKFFRVLNGYSLQHKLLLTGTPLQNNLEELFHLLNFLTPERFHNLEGFLEEFADIAKEDQIKKLHDMLGPHMLRRLKADVFKNMPSKTELIVRVELSPMQKKYYKYILTRNFEALNARGGGNQVSLLNVVMDLKKCCNHPYLFPVAAMEAPKMPNGMYDGSALIRASGKLLLLQKMLKNLKEGGHRVLIFSQMTKMLDLLEDFLEHEGYKYERIDGGITGNMRQEAIDRFNAPGAQQFCFLLSTRAGGLGINLATADTVIIYDSDWNPHNDIQAFSRAHRIGQNKKVMIYRFVTRASVEERITQVAKKKMMLTHLVVRPGLGSKTGSMSKQELDDILKFGTEELFKDEATDGGGDNKEGEDSSVIHYDDKAIERLLDRNQDETEDTELQGMNEYLSSFKVAQYVVREEEMGEEEEVEREIIKQEESVDPDYWEKLLRHHYEQQQEDLARNLGKGKRIRKQVNYNDGSQEDRDWQDDQSDNQSDYSVASEEGDEDFDERSEAPRRPSRKGLRNDKDKPLPPLLARVGGNIEVLGFNARQRKAFLNAIMRYGMPPQDAFTTQWLVRDLRGKSEKEFKAYVSLFMRHLCEPGADGAETFADGVPREGLSRQHVLTRIGVMSLIRKKVQEFEHVNGRWSMPELAEVEENKKMSQPGSPSPKTPTPSTPGDTQPNTPAPVPPPDDGVKAEENNNKEEENTEGEREVKPTAPETSVEGTQPSASNPEEEKVLAEPLEGEEKVDKPEVKEKTEETMETETKGVAETEKVEEKSAVDLTPIVVEDKEEKKEEEEKKEVMLQNGETPKDLGDEKQKKNIKQRFMFNIADGGFTELHSLWQNEERAATVTKKTYEIWHRRHDYWLLAGIINHGYARWQDIQNDPRYAILNEPFKGEMNRGNFLEIKNKFLARRFKLLEQALVIEEQLRRAAYLNMSEDPSHPSMALNTRFAEVECLAESHQHLSKESMAGNKPANAVLHKVLKQLEELLSDMKADVTRLPATIARIPPVAVRLQMSERNILSRLANRGPEPTPQQVAQQQ, translated from the exons AGGCAGAGACTCCTAAactcaaaaagaagaagaagcctAAGAAACCCCGGGATCCTAAAATCCCAAAGAGCAAGCGACAAAAAAAGGAG CTGGGAGACAGTTCTGGGGAGGGGCCTGAGTTtgtggaggaagaagatgagatgGTTTTGCGATCAGACAGCGAGGGCAGTGACTATACTCCtggcaagaagaagaagaagaagcttggacctaagaaagagaagaaaagcaagtctaagaggaaggaggaggaagaagaggatgatgatgatgatgattcaaaG GAGCCCAAGTCATCGGGTCAGCTTCTGGAAGACTGGGGCATGGAGGACATTGACCATGTGTTCTCAGAAGAAGATTATCGCACTCTTACCAACTATAAGGCCTTCAGCCAGTTTGTCCG ACCTCTTATTGCTGCTAAGAACCCCAAGATTGCGGTTTCCAAGATGATGATGGTTCTAGGGGCCAAGTGGCGAGAGTTCAGCACCAACAACCCCTTCAAGGGCAGTTCTGGGGCCTCAGTGGCAgcggcagctgctgctgctgtggctgtaGTGGAGAGTATGGTAACTGCAACTGAAGttgccccacctccaccccctgtGGAAGTGCCCATCCGCAAGGCCAAAACCAAGGAGGGCAAAG gtcCCAATGCCCGGCGGAAGCCTAAAGCTAGCCCCCGTGTGCCTGATGCTAAGAAGCCTAAACCGAAGAAGGTGGCACCCCtgaaaatcaaactgggaggctTTGGCTCTAAGCGCAAGAGGTCTTCG AGTGAAGATGATGACCTGGATGTGGAATCTGACTTTGATGATGCTAGTATCAACAGTTACTCCGTGTCAGATGGTTCAACTAGTCGGAGCAGCCGCAGCCGCAAGAAACTCAGagctaccaaaaagaaaaagaaag GCGAGGAGGAGGTGACTGCTGTGGATGGTTATGAGACAGACCACCAGGACTACTGTGAAGTGTGCCAGCAAGGAGGCGAGATCATCCTGTGTGATACCTGTCCCCGTGCTTACCACATGGTCTGCCTGGATCCTGATATGGAGAAGGCCCCAGAGGGCAAGTGGAGTTGTCCACACTGT GAAAAGGAAGGTATCCAGTGGGAGGCAAAGGAGGACAACTCTGAGGGTGAAGAAATCCTAGAAGAAGTTGGTGGTGACCCCGAGGAAGAGGATGATCATCACATGGAGTTCTGCCGTGTCTGCAAGGATGGTGGGGAACTGCTCTGCTGTGACACCTGTCCTTCCTCCTACCATATCCATTGCCTGAATCCCCCACTCCCAGAGATCCCCAATGGTGAATGGCTTTGTCCTCGTTGCACA TGCCCTTCGCTGAAAGGTAAAGTTCAGAAGATCTTGATCTGGAAATGGGGGCAGCCACCATCCCCTACACCAGTGCCCCGACCTCCTGATGCTGACCCCAATACTCCTTCCCCTAAGCCTTTGGAGGGGCGACCTGAGCGGCAATTCTTTGTGAAGTGGCAAGGCATGTCCTACTGGCACTGTTCTTGGGTATCAGAACTACAG CTGGAGCTTCACTGCCAAGTGATGTTCCGCAACTACCAGCGCAAGAATGATATGGATGAACCACCATCTGGAGActttggtggggaggaagaaaaaagccgTAAGCGAAAGAACAAAGACCCCAAGTTTGCAGAAATGGAGGAACGCTTCTACCGCTATGGGATTAAACCCGAGTGGATGATGATTCACCGAATCCTCAACCACAG TGTGGATAAGAAGGGTCATGTCCACTATTTGATAAAATGGAGGGACCTACCCTATGATCAGGCATCTTGGGAGAGTGAGGATGTAGAGGTGCAAGACTATGACCTATTCAAGCAGAGTTACTGGAACCACAG GGAGCTAATGCGGGGTGAGGAGGGACGACCTGGCAAAAAGCTCAAGAAGGTTAAGCTGAGAAAGTTGGAGAGGCCCCCTGAAACCCCTACAGTTGAT CCAACAGTGAAGTACGAGCGGCAGCCAGAGTACTTAGATGCCACTGGTGGGACTTTACATCCCTATCAGATGGAGGGATTGAACTGGTTGCGCTTCTCCTGGGCCCAGGGCACTGAcaccatcttggcagatgaaaTGGGCTTAGGCAAGACTGTTCAGACAGCTGTCTTCCTCTATTCTTTGTACAAGGAG ggTCATTCAAAAGGCCCTTTCCTAGTGAGTGCCCCACTTTCTACAATCATCAACTGGGAGCGAGAGTTTGAGATGTGGGCTCCAGACATGTATGTGGTAACCTATGTTGGGGACAAGGATAGTCGTGCCATTATCCGTgaaaatgagttctcttttgaagACAATGCTATCCGTGGTGGCAAGAAGGCTTCAAGAATGAAG AAAGAAGCATCTGTGAAGTTTCATGTGTTACTGACTTCCTATGAACTGATCACCATTGACATGGCCATTCTGGGCTCCATTGATTGGGCCTGCCTGATCGTAGATGAAGCTCATAGGCTGAAGAATAATCAGTCTAAG tTTTTCAGGGTCCTCAATGGCTACTCCCTCCAGCACAAGTTACTACTAACTGGGACTCCTCTACAGAATAACTTAGAGGAGCTCTTCCACCTGCTTAATTTCCTCACTCCAGAAAGGTTCCA caaCCTGGAGGGCTTCTTAGAGGAGTTTGCTGACATTGCCAAGGAGGACCAGATCAAGAAATTGCATGACATGTTGGGTCCTCATATGCTGCGGCGGCTTAAAGCTGATGTCTTCAAGAACATGCCCTCCAAGACAGAGCTGATTGTGCGTGTGGAACTGAGCCCCATGCAGAA GAAATACTACAAGTACATTCTAACCCGAAACTTTGAAGCACTCAATGCTCGGGGTGGTGGCAATCAGGTTTCCCTACTTAATGTGGTGATGGATCTTAAAAAGTGCTGTAATCACCCTTACCTCTTCCCTGTGGCTGCCATG GAAGCACCAAAGATGCCCAATGGGATGTATGATGGCAGTGCCCTAATTCGAGCATCAGGGAAGCTACTTTTATTGCAGAAAATGCTCAAGAACCTCAAAGAGGGTGGCCACCGCGTGCTCATTTTCTCACAG ATGACTAAGATGTTGGACCTGTTAGAAGATTTTTTGGAACATGAAGGTTATAAGTATGAGCGAATTGATGGGGGAATTACTGGGAACATGCGTCAGGAGGCCATTGATCGCTTTAACG CACCTGGTGCTCAGcagttttgctttcttctttctactcGAGCTGGGGGCCTGGGAATCAATCTGGCTACTGCAGATACTGTTATCATCTATGACTCTGATTGGAACCCCCATAATGACATCCAG GCTTTTAGCAGAGCCCATCGAATTGGTCAGAATAAAAAAGTGATGATCTATCGTTTTGTGACCCGTGCTTCAGTAGAGGAACGCATCACACAGGTGGCAAAGAAGAAGATGATGCTTACGCATCTTGTAGTAAGGCCTGGCCTAGGCTCTAAGACTGGCTCCATGTCCAAGCAGGAGCTTGATGATATCCTCAAGTTTGGTACTGAGGAACTATTCAAGGATGAAGCCACTGATGGAG GAGGAGACAACAAGGAAGGAGAAGACAGTAGCGTTATCCACTATGATGACAAGGCCATAGAGCGACTACTGGATCGAAATCAGGATGAAACAGAAGACACAGAACTTCAAGGCATGAATGAATACCTGAGCTCCTTCAAAGTGGCCCAGTACGTGGTACGAGAAGAAGAAATGGGG gaggaagaagaggtagaACGAGAGATCATCAAGCAGGAAGAAAGTGTGGATCCTGACTACTGGGAGAAGCTGCTGCGACATCATTatgagcagcagcaggaggatcTAGCCCGAAACCTAGGCAAAGGGAAGCGAATCCGTAAGCAGGTCAACTACAACGATGGCTCCCAGGAGGATCGAG aTTGGCAGGATGACCAGTCAGACAATCAGTCCGACTACTCAGTGGCCTCAGAGGAAGGCGATGAGGACTTTGATGAGCGTTCAGAAG CTCCCAGACGGCCTAGCCGCAAGGGCCTGCGAAATGATAAGGACAAACCGTTGCCTCCATTGTTGGCTCGTGTTGGTGGAAACATTGAG GTACTTGGCTTCAATGCCCGTCAGCGGAAGGCTTTCCTCAATGCCATTATGCGTTATGGGATGCCTCCTCAGGATGCCTTCACTACCCAGTGGCTTGTGCGGGACCTGAGGGGCAAGTCAGAGAAAGAGTTCAA GGCTTATGTGTCTCTCTTTATGCGTCACCTTTGTGAGCCAGGAGCAGATGGGGCTGAGACCTTTGCTGATGGCGTCCCCCGTGAGGGCTTGTCCCGCCAGCATGTCCTTACTCGTATTGGTGTCATGTCACTCATCCGAAAAAAG GTTCAAGAGTTTGAGCATGTCAATGGGCGCTGGAGTATGCCTGAGCTTGCTGAGGTAGAAGAGAACAAGAAGATGTCACAGCCAGGATCACCTTCCCCTAAAACTCCCACACCTTCCACTCCAGGAGACACACAACCCAACACTCCTGCACCTGTGCCACCCCCTG ATGATGGGGTGAAAGCAGAGGAGAATAACAATAAAGAAGAAGAgaacacagagggagagagagaagtgaaaccTACAGCTCCTGAGACATCAGTGGAG ggcaCACAGCCCTCTGCATCTAACCCAGAAGAGGAAAAGGTTCTCGCTGAGCctctggagggagaagagaaggtggaTAAGCCAGAAGTcaaagagaagactgaggagaCCATGGAGACAGAAACCAAAG GTGTTGCTGAAACGGAAAAGGTAGAGGAGAAATCGGCAGTGGATCTGACCCCGATTGTGGTAGAAGACAAAG aggagaagaaagaagaagaagagaaaaaagaagtaatGCTTCAGAATGGCGAGACTCCAAAGGACCTGGGCGATGAGAAGCAAAAGAAGAACATCAAGCAGCGTTTTATGTTCAACATTGCAGATGGCGGCTTTACTG AGCTGCATTCCCTTTGGCAGAATGAGGAACGGGCAGCCACAGTCACAAAGAAGACCTATGAGATCTGGCATCGGCGGCATGACTACTGGCTACTGGCTGGCATTATTAA CCATGGCTATGCCCGGTGGCAGGACATCCAGAATGACCCACGCTATGCCATTCTTAATGAACCCTTCAAAGGTGAAATGAATCGTGGTAACTTCTTGGAGATAAAGAACAAATTCCTAGCCAGAAGGTTTAAG CTCTTGGAACAAGCCCTGGTGATTGAGGAGCAACTTCGTCGAGCAGCTTACCTGAACATGTCAGAGGACCCCTCCCATCCTTCCATGGCACTCAATACCCGTTTTGCTGAGGTGGAATGTTTGGCTGAGAGCCACCAGCACCTGTCTAAGGAGTCAATGGCAGGAAATAAGCCAGCTAATGCTGTCCTGCACAAAG TTCTGAAACAACTGGAGGAATTGTTGAGTGACATGAAGGCTGATGTTACAAGGCTGCCAGCCACCATTGCCCGTATTCCCCCTGTGGCTGTGCGGCTACAGATGTCAGAGCGTAATATCCTCAGCCGGCTGGCAAACCGGGGCCCCGAACCCACCCCACAGCAG GTAGCCCAGCAGCAGTGA